A region of the Cucurbita pepo subsp. pepo cultivar mu-cu-16 chromosome LG14, ASM280686v2, whole genome shotgun sequence genome:
TCAATTGCTAATCTACCTCAGTTAGGATTTAAGGTGGATTTGgatgtaaaatataaatgtctTGCTGgaataatattgaatttttaaatacctGCAATGATGAATTTTATTGTTAGTNGgatgtaaaatataaatgtctTGCTGgaataatattgaattttaaataccTGCAACGATGAATTTTATTGTTAGANGATTTGgatgtaaaatataaatgtctTGCTGgaataatattgaatttttaaatacctGCAATGATGAATTTTATTGTTAGTCCATGCTGACCTTTTTATTGCATTTTGTACATGATGCCTTCTTACgtatattttcattctttttcaatagaAATGACTTTCNCCTTCTTACgtatattttcattctttttcaatagaaatgacttccaaaaaaaatttgaatcatatgcctacccttttcttttttaaaaaaaatttgaaaatactttCAAAATACATTCATTTCTCTAGGAACATATTTTCCAACCTGTCCTCTATTTTGTGAATTTCAAGTTCAACCATGATTTCCTCGATGTGGTACATTTGCAGAAATATGTGAAAGTATTTCTTACATTTGAGTTCTCTGACTTCCTCCATCGAATTTGATGACTAGGTGCCTTTGATTTCTGGTGTGGTTGATGGCCTTGGCTCACAACTCATGCAGAGGAGGCAGCTTTACTCTGGTCCTATGTCAAAGTTGAGAATGCTTATGATATGCCGCATGGCTAAACCTGAAGAGGTTCTCATTGTTGAGGATGAGAACGGTAACATTGTTCGAGAAACCTTGAAGGATAATGATGTGCTTGTTCAATATAAGGTTGTCAATCTAAACTACTagccaattatttattattattattattttgttgtggGGGGGTTGGTTGAGGGAAGTAGTAGTGTGAGTGAGTGATTCACAGAGGTCAAGAATGAACCTTAATCACTTGCAATTTGAGCAACCATCTTGAATGNGAGTGAGTGATTCACAGAGGTCAAGAATGAACCTTAATCACTTGCAATTTGAGCAACCATGGATAAGGGATCCTTTCTTGAATANGCAACCATCTTGAATGGTTTTGAACTCATTTTAGGTTTCATATTACGGGGCCCATTGGCTTGTTATTTTGGGATGCTGGTTTTCAATTTGGCATGATTTTGTATGACATTGTACTTCAGTATTTGGTGCTAGAATGTGCTTCTCTGTAGAAAGCTCCCTTATGATTTGTAGTTGtaaattctttataaaatttcattgcTGCTTCAGTAATGTTTTTCAATATacaatattcatttttatgcGGTGTTCTGCATTTTAAGGATTGGTTTTGCTGTTTTTTTAAGACAAGCGGAATAAgcatttcttttccttatcTTTGGTTAATTATATTGTTGTTGCAGAGCATGCGAGagacattaatttatttgtcgCACCTTGATCACGACGACACTGAAAAGATGGTAACTATTTTACTTTTCGGCTAAACGTACTTTATTTTCTGTCTATTTTGACCTCAGAACANACACTGAAAAGATGGTAACTATTTTACTTTTCGGCTAAACGTAGTTTATTTTCTGTCTATGTTGACCTCAGAACGTTCCTAATCCATGTATGTTTTTTCCCTTCATTGAAAATGGATgcaaaagttatttatttatttattttttaaaaaactttgagTGGGGCTCTTTGTAGTTTTTTCCCTCTCAATAATGTGTTGATCTATATTAAAATGTCATGGAAGCTCCTTCTTGCAGATTCCTACcactttttaatttcaagttATATAACTTGTAAGGATACTGTATGCTCATGATTAGaatctctctctatctttATTAAATATCAGTCGGTTAAAATATGTTGTTTTGATACAGATGCTGAAGAAATTAAGTAGACAACTAAGTGGTGAAGATTGGTCATGGAACAACTTGAACACTCTATGCTGGGCAATTGGGTCTATCTCGGGTTCCATGATGGAAGATCAGGTATTTTTTCTGCAtttattttggagaaattggtctttggttattattattatgatttatttattttatatcataatttcTCTATGTTGACTATTTTCACTTTTGGACATTTTCAGGAGAACAGATTCTTGGTGATGGTCATACGTGATTTGTTGAATTTATGTGAAATCACCAAAGGAAAGGATAATAAAGCTGTTATTGCTAGCAACATCATGTAAGGATTATCACGTAGCTCAATGGAGCTACTCCTTTTTTGAGCTGTACTTGGCTCACATGTTTCAAATGGGAACGcacgttatttttttttattgtatgtGTTTCACATTTGACTTTGGCATGAATTCTTATGGGAACAATGCAATATTGTGATGAATAATCAATACGCAAAATCTAAGGATTACTAGTTTcactattcattttttaaaaatttcaaatgtcTTGATGATCTTTTTAGACTACCCNATGAATAATCAATACGCAAAATCTAAGGATTACTAGTTTcactattcatttttttaaaatttcaaatgtcTTGATGATCTTTTTAGACTACCTATTCACATAAAATGTTCCTTTGGCAGGTATGTTGTTGGTCAGTATCCTAGATTTTTAAGAGCTCACTGGAAATTCTTGAAAACCGTTGTGAACAAGTTGTTCGAGTTCATGCATGAAACACATCCAGGAGTGCAGGTTATTCTTGCTTTTCCTATAGTATNGTTGTTGGTCAGTATCCTAGATTTTTAAGAGCTCACTGGAAATTCTTGAAAACCGTTGTGAACAAGTTGTTCGAGTTCATGCATGAAACACATCCAGGAGTGCAGGTTATTGTTGCTTTTCCTATAGTTACTTGAGGACATaattattgtcattttttagtGTTGGTCGTAGGACTTTTTAAGTATTACAATTAGTAAACGTGACAATGCAAACGTCCATATGGGGCTCTTTTGATGCTGTTTTCTTTGCACATTATTTTCCTGATCTGTTTTTCAAGTATTTATtgctaaataaatttaataagcCTCTGCTTctaattctaaattttcatatatttcagGATATGGCTTGTGACACATTCTTAAAAATTGTTCAAAAGTGCAAGCGAAAGTTTGTCATTGTACAGGTATTTCACGTTCATTTTGCGCCACCCTTGGCCCACGTGTTTATCCTTGGTAGATAAAgatttttgtcttttaaagaaaagattatTTGGTTTATgcctttttatttgttttttgtaaTATGTTTTGCTTCTACTTTTCAGGTTGGAGAAAATGAGCCATTCGTCTCTGAACTTCTTACTAGTCTTCCGACAACAGTTGTTGATCTTGAGCCTCATCAAATTCATGCTTTTTACGAATCTGTATGTCTATAGAATATTTCCTGTTTATAATCTGTTTGAACTATACATTTTAATCACTCAATGCTTGTCCAGGTTGGTAATATGATTCAAGCAGAACCTGATCCACAGAAGAGAGATGAATACCTTCAGAGGTTGATGGAGCTTCCAAACCAGGTTCTTTTTTAACTGAAATTGTCttgtttaaaaattcattCGTCTCGACCATTATTGGtgatattttgtttgtatGGTTTGTGTGACTACTCGCTGTACAGAAATGGGGTGAAATTATTGGTCAGGCACGCCAAAGTGTGGATTTCCTAAAAGATCAAGATGTAATAAGAACGGTGCTCAATATACTACAGGTATAATTAAACTTGTGAATTTCGTTTGAGGCATCCTCCACAGGAATTAGATAAGTGTCAATAGTGCCTTTTCCAATCCATTTGCTTTTCCAATCAAAGCTCATCAAAGTTAATTCAGTGTGTGGCTCTTAGATGGAATTCATGTCAGATTACTTAGTGCTCATTAAAGTATAACTTTGTTTATCGACATTTTTACATGCAGACAAATACAAGCGTTGCCAGTTCTCTTGGAACCTATTTCTTACCTCAGatatctttgatttttttggataTGCTCAACGTGTACAGGTATCGATAACTGTGTTCATGTCCCATGGTGTCCTCTTGAAATTGCAAGATACTCAAAATACATTTGTCGTCTGTCTTCCTTATCATAAGTGGTTTTGGTACATGCTTACAGAATGTATAGCGAGCTTATATCAAGTAGCATCGCTGAAGGAGGGCCATACGCATCTAAAACATCCTATGTTAAACTTCTACGGTAAAATTTTATGATGGTGATTCTTCTTAAATTCTGCTTTGGTAATTTGCTACCTAAATCTTGTCATGAAAGAGAGAACTGATGAAACAGATCAGTGAAGAGGGAAACTCTAAAGCTTATTGAAACATTCTTGGACAAGGCTGAAGATCAACCACAAATTGGCAAGCAGTTTGTGCCCCCAATGATGGAACCCATTCTTCTTGATTATGCTAGGAATCTCCCAGATGCTCGTGAATCAGAAGTCTTATCTCTTTTTGCTAcaattataaataagtatGTTGGTCTTCTgcttcattatttattaatatttactaCTTGAATTAGAGTATGCTTTTGATTTTAGTgctgtttttattaaaatataattgcaCCAATTTGCAATTTTTATATCTCGTTGTCACTTTTTTCATAGGTATAAGAATACAATGATTGAGGATGTGCCTCGTATATTTGAAGCAGTCTTCCAATGCACGTTGGAGGTGAGGATTTGTATAAGAGATGGTTGCATGATTGAGAGTCTTACAGAattctttacttttggttcAGTCCAATGTGTTGgtcctttttttttggtgGATTATTTTACGCTTAAAATTGTGCTTTGTgcggttttttatttttaatgtgcTTCATTATTCATTTCATGGGAGTGCTCTGATTGTGTGCCTTCACAGATGATtactaaaaattttgaagattatCCAGAGCATCGCCTCAAGTTCTTTTCACTTCTACGTGCCATTGCTACGTATTGTTTTCCTGCCCTGATTCGGCTGTCAAGTCAGGTTTTACACAAACATTATCCCTTTTATTGAGTCTGTAAAACTTCCTTACTTGTTGCATTTGCTTACTCTTCTCGTTGAATGCAATTCACTATTACTTTCATCTGGGACGTGGGGTCTTCTCATCAGCAATTAAAGCTTGTTATGGATTCAATTATATGGGCATTTCGGCATACAGAGAGGAATATTGCTGAAACTGGGCTCAATCTACTACTAGAGATGCTAAAAAATTTTCAGGTGGGATGTTTTGATGCATTCAGTTTTTACATGTCCTGATAAATGTTGTCTGATattctaaatattaaatgtttttgttgTGTGCAGGCTTCTGAGTTCTGCAATCAATTTTATCGAACATATTTCTTGACCATAGAGCAAGAAATATTTGCAGTCTTGACGGACACGTTTCATAAGCCAGGATTTAAGTTACATGTCTTGGTCCTGCAACACTTGTCTTGCTTGGtaattttttgtgtttatgcCACAGCTTATATGATAAAATCATTCTCTTAATAATGCctttttaactaaaatatcTAGACTGTATGTTTATTTGATTACTTTACAGGTTAAtgtttcattcattaattttggattaaatATATGTTCATGGTTGTTTTTGTGGAAAAAATATGATgtatcatttttatatttcaggCGGAGTCTGGTGTATTAACAGAACCTTTGTGGGATGTTGCAACTGTTACTTATCCGTACCAAAATAATGTGGCCTTTGTTCGGGAGTACACTATCAAACTGCTGAGTTCTTCATTCCCCAACATGACTGCAGCAGAAGTATGAGATTTTGGATTGTTCATTTTTGGTCCTTCTCTTGTCTTCATTGTTTTGCGCATTCTATTAATATCAACTTTAATGGGAGTTTTCAGGTTACTCAATTTGTGAATGGACTGTTTGACTCGAGAAATGACCTCTCTGTGTTTAAGGATCACATTCGAGACTTTCTAGTGCAATCCAAAGAATTTTCAGCACAGGTTAGCCTGCCTTTAATGTTGTACCCTGTCCCTTTAAAAAAGAggaagatattgttctctttttttgCCTGGTTTATTATTGCTATCATTCATGATGAGTATTCTCTcttaccaaaaaaacaaaaaagtgcTCTCAACCCAAGTGTCCTACAGTACTTATCAACTTTGCTTATATTGTGAGAGAGGAAGGGAAGCAATAATACTATCTAGTTAACTCAGGCCAGAATCAAAGGAGTTCATAGAAATATTTGATGGTCGCAGTTCATGCTTTTGGTCATAAAGTAGTAGCATAGGTGGTAGACAGGCCTCTGTGATGTCCTTGAGCCCTATCTGTTAATCTTCTTTTCTATTTGGGAATGATGCATGCTGAATTAGGTACCGATTCTGTTTGCAGGATAATAAAGATCTTTATGCTGAAGAGGCAGCTGCTCAGCGGGAAAGAGATCGGCAACGGATGCTTTCTATTCCAGGGCTTATTGCTCCAAATGAGATTCAAGACGAGATGGTCGACTCGTAAATGTGTCTAGTTTTGTGCAGAAGCAAAAGCTCATGGACTTTGACGAGGTTGAAGTGGGCATTTGATTTGCAGTCCCCCAAATCTTCTGTGCATGTGAGCTTTATACGGATATTTTTTTGCTAATTAGTTTTTCCAGTCGTCTGCAGAATTTTTTCGTCCTCCACAGATGGAAatgattttcttgaaaaagaCGCTCATGGCACAGTGGCAGTTTGAGTGCTGATGATGAGAGTAATTCCTATAAAAGATTGAATGTAGAGTAAGTATTTAGTATTTAGTTGGCTGATTTTAGGGTTATAACACATCATAGGAGGTGCGTGATTTAGTCGCAGGATTCCCGAGCCCGATTGATATTGTATTGCAATGTTAGATTGCAACGTTTTGAGGGACGACGACGACCCATTTTCCATCTAATGATGATTCATCCTATAGGTGTAACGTATACGATTAGGCCTCGGCGCGGGTTGTGCAGAAATTATTCCCCTTTTGCCTTTTGTTCGTTTTGGTTGAGGATTACTTTTGCTTTACAACGTTGTTTAGAGAAAGGCTGTTCTATTTTTCTTGGATACAGATTTCTCTCTATTGGGTTCACATCTTTCTTTGTATTCAACTATGGATACCCCTCTTTTATAGgtataatatttgtttcaaTGCCCTTATCTATCTTCTGCTTCTCTGCTCTCTCGACTCATCTCctgctttatttttattttttattatcattgaattttcacttcatttatgaactcaaaatttatattttctcatatttttacgtttattttttaaatttatttgacaatttttttaCTCANaactcaaaatttatattttctcatatttttacgtttatttttttaaatttatttgacaaTTTTTTACTCGTATCATAGTTTATTTTTCTCGAAGTAAAGttcaataaatagaaaatgtaatAGATtgtaataaatatgttttatcttagatttttttttttcaaattgttaACCATAGctttaaaagattatttttttcatgcttttacatttaattttaaaatttatcaagcAATTATTGNtttttttttttcaaattgttaACCATAGCTTTAAAAGATTATTCTTTCATGcttttacatttaattttaaaatttatcaaacaattatttagttcaaataattatttaaactgagtttaataattagaaattttaatagatGCTCTATATGTATTGTTCTGATTTAAGGaaaattttctcattaattaaaatatacatagTACAGGTTAATCATGCCACGTGTCATAAGGTGAGTGGTGAAACCAACATAAATCTTGGAACCTGGCCGCCGTCATTCTTACATTCACCATGTCTTTAACCGTTGCCTTTTCTTCCCACATTAATTTTTCCCGGGAAAATATCAGCGAATAATCGGAGTATTTACAACCATGGATTCCCTGTAACTTTCCCAACCACTCACTCTCCCACTCCGATTGTGAAAACGCGGGTCATCGATTTCTCCTCTTCTCCACAACAAAATCGCACATACGATTTAACCCATTTCCCCCTTGATTCATTTTTGGTTCTGGATTACagctttttttagtttttggatTCTCTTTGAAAGGAGAATCATCTGCTAGAATGCGCTCATGTCACCTTCCGAGCGCAAGCACAGCCACTTTTTCCACTACTGCGATGTTCCCTCAAAAGTTCTACTTCTGTTTTTCGCCGATTTTCCGGCCGAGGGTACTCGGCCGCTCCGTGAAATTCCGACGCCTTTTTGACCGAATTCGTCCTTTGCCTGTTGTTACTGCATCAATCAACTCCGTCATCGCCTCTGGAAATGTTATTGCAGCTGCTGCAGCCGTGGCTTCCGGCTCTGGATCTGTTCATGGTGCTGTCACTTCTGCAATCACGCATGTTGCTGTTACGGCCGTCGCTATTGCCTCCGGAGCTTGTCTCTCTACCAAAGTCGATTTCCTTTGGCCCAAAGTGGAGGAGAAACCAGGTCCCTTTTCCTTATCCAATTCTATCTTATTATTATCGTTATTgttgatattaattttagaaattggGACAAGTTGTTAGAACTTATGTCGGTACTGATTAATGTAGGACTTTGTCCACATCTCGACTAGAAAATCAAACCTCCCACTATCTGGTATCTTTGGTTTTATATTCAGGATGCTCTTGAATTCTTCTCCGAAGTGATTCCCCTTGCTTCCTCTTGTTTTACTGCAACTAATCTTTGTTGTGTTAAGTTCTTACATTTTCTTATGTAATATACACTACTCAATTCTTAGAGAGTTCAAAACTTACTGTGAAAATGTTAACCATGATGGAAGCAAGTTTGAATTGGTCCTGACCTCTTAGTAACATGCATATAGTTAATACGCTTGAAAAGTtactaaacttttaattgtttttcatgaactaattttcatttttcctccTTGTGCTGAAGTTGTTTCTTGCCATAAATTATATGCCCGTACAGGTTCTCTTGTATTGGATGGAGTTGACGTAACTGGACTTGTTATATTTGAAGATGCCAAGGTTTTTCACTTTACTCAAAGCTAGTTTGTGTTTTCTCATGTTCTGCTCTCAAGTTTTCCATCTATGAAGGCAGGTGCAAAAGGCTATTGAATTTGCAAAAAAGGCTCATCATGGGCAGTTACGGAAAACTGGAGACCCTTATTTAACTCATTGCATTCACACTGGAAGAATCTTAGCCGCTTTAGTTCCACCTAGTGGCAACAGGGTGCGTAAAAcataacattatttattatggtTCTTTTCTGTGGTTGGATTGTCTAAATTgtaattagttattttttgagagagagaatacCAGATGCCATATCTTTCTACGTATAACAAGTTGCTGAAGTTTCTGTGACATACCTTAAATATGTTGTTGAAAAATAACAGAAAAGTGACATAcagatatttatatttggaGCAGAAGTTGAATGGGAAAGgatttatgaaattaagaaGGAAAGAGATGGAAGAAACATATACTAATTTAGTCTCTGAACTGGCTGATAGTGTACAGCTGATAGTGTGTagctttattttcttattatgtttatgatttttcGGGTGGATTGCTTTGTTGGACCCTTGAAATTAGCTGATAGTGTGCAGCAGGCAATCTCATAGGAATGCAATTAGGGTATAAGTGAATATTATAAGGTATTAAggatgctttttttttttttttttttttttgagcaCTTGTTAGTGGAGATTGGGTATAAATAGAGGAAGGAGGAATGAAGGCAAACAATAATTTAGTCAGATTAGGGCTTGAGTTAGTCTACTCGAGAGAGGAGAGGTTCCAAGTACCTCGAGTACTTGGGGAAGTTCGGTTCTATCACAATCTTTTATTCCATGTCACTCTCACATTGCACACATTTTCTGCGCTTGCTCTTTCTTATCATGTAATATTCTTGTGCTGCTGACAGCAAATGGACAACTTTTCCTCTCATGGTCTTATTAATTTGAAGTAGTTCACACTAACAGGCAGTTGACACAGTTGTGGCTGGGATTCTCCATGACATAGTTGATGATACATGTCAAAATTTGCACAGCatagaagaagaatttggCGATGAAGTAACCAAGTTGGTGGCTGGTGTCTCCAGGTTGAGTTACATAAACCAGGTATTATGAACAGAATATTGAGGTTGAAACAGATTATTAAGGTTAcgttatatttttcattaatgagAGCGTAGCGTTTttctactttcattttttaatttttctaatttttaaggAACAAATGCACGAATATTGTTACAATCTCGAATAAAAGCTctatttttgaaaacttaTCATCTTATCATTCATCATACTattgttcatatatatatatatataaattaccCTTTTCCATGTGCACTTAATAAAAACAACTCCTATTTCTTCACCTTGCGCTTTAAGACCCAGAGGCCTATTTCACTTTAGTGCACCTCGAGCTTTAAACAACACTATGTGACCATATTATATACTTTCTGCAGTTGTTGCGTAGACATCGTCGAGTAAACGTGAACCAGGGTTCCCTAGATCATGAAGAGGTATTGACTGTTAAATTAACCAAATAAGATATGCTGGAACggtatgaatgaaaatttccTCAAAGATAGataaagtataatttttaCAGTCCAGATTTTTTCATGTGCATTAAATTACATTGTGTAAGCTTATTTGGATGCTTTTTGTATGTCCCCACTAAATTATATGTAATGCAGATAATATTATATGGAAATATGTTTTCCTATTGTTTGTAGTGCTTAGAACTTAGTTAAACTTGTATCTCTTTTAGGATATGTCTTTCCATGGATCAGAGATTTTAACAAGGCATGCATTTGTTCATCAGTTAGCCATGTACTTTTCTAAGTGCATTTTATTGCATTATGTAAAATTCGGTTGTACCCTAAGATATTTTTCTGAACCTAATGAGCGTGAAAAAGTTTAGGGAAAATTAGTTGGTAAATATacttatgtttattttttccaCAACTGCACACACTATTACTACCTTGAAAAAGAACGTTTGGTCAACTAGTAAATTTCCATTTGACATCAATATGTATGGATGGGTTCAATATTCGTCCATCACAATGACCTGATTATATCGTTATAATATGATCAACTTTCTTTAGATATTCATTCTACCCACCTATCTATGACTTCTGGGTCAATCTTTCTCATGCTTTAACTATTCATTTTAGGCAAATAAATTGCGAATTATGCTCTTAGGCATGGTTGATGATCCACGTGTTGTGCTCATCAAGCTTGCAGATCGTCTTCACAACATGAGAACCATGTACTAACTCTTCACTTAGATCTGATAATTCGTTTATGTACAATGGGTGGGATTTAGTTTCCTCCCTTATTTTGTTCGCTTTTCCCTTTAAATTCATGAAGCTAAATTCTtatcttcttcaaaattttcaactttgtcttttggttttctagagaaaatgactttttaaatagataaaatttgACAGTAACATTTCTTTAGATGataagaaattacaaaagaaggGGGATAATCTAGGCTGCATACCAAGGAAGATTGAAAAaagattttctaattttcatcAAGACCATTTGAGCTATTGTAACTTTTTGAGATAGTAATTTTCCATTATCATTTTTTGACAGTTATGCTTTGCCACTGCCTAAGGCTCAAGCTGTTGCACAGGAGACCTTGGTTATTTGGTGCTCACTCGCTTCTAGACTGGGTTTATGGGCACTGAAAGCCGAACTGGAAGATTTGTGTTTTGCAGTTCTTCAGGTTTATCTTAGTCTTTTTGGGTCACAACTTATTTTCACACATATGTATGACTCCCTAGAAAGCTCATTAGAAAAGGAATATTATGacgaaaaataattgatttaattatatgtACATCTGAATGTAGTATGAGAGGACTTGCTTATATTGATCATTTAAGTACGcatttgatttttcatttctacTGCTGTCTAATTTTACGATACTGTTTAGACTTGGATCTCCTGGTGTTTACTATCTGTAAATTGACTCATTTCTCATTGGTCATTTTTCAGCCCCAAATGTTCCTGAAGTTGCGTTCGGAATTAGCTTCCATGTGGATGCCTAGCAGCAGAGCTGGAAGCTTTCGGAAAGTATCTGCCAGAGCTGACTTACCACTGTTGGATAAAGACAGTTCAACTTGTTACCATAATATGCCAGTAACTACGACTGATGAGGCCACAAACATGAAGGCAAGTATCTTGAATGGAGgataaaattttcttcttgttttatgaacatttttttagaatgtCTCATACCAAAAATTTAAGCTAAAATGgtcattttccttttcgaaGGCACTTCTTtcagtttatttatttcactacCTTCTTGTTTACTCACTTTGTTGTACATGACTTCAACATGGTTTCATAAAGTaatgaaaatcatttttttcacttGTTTCTTTAATTGTTATCCACAATATTCAactaaatgttaaaaattCTATGAGAAATTATGTTTTCTGGGGAATCTTATGCTTGTGACCTAACAagcttaaattttagaaattgagCATTTGGACGGTATTTGAATGGTCTATCACTGTTTGCTCAGTCTGCCTGGCTGTGGTGTATCTCGTGTATAGtttgttttgggtttgtttCTTTGGCAGTCCTGTGATGGGTGGGTTCGACCTTTTTATATGGTCTTCCTTTgtactttcatttattttattgaaatatgattgttcataaaaaaatgtatgcgTTTGAAGGAGAAAACTTGGAACATCTGCGTAAAATGTAATGTTGAGATTTTATAGTCTCTGTGCCCAAGTGCTGGGGCCTGGGCCATATATTTAGTAGTTCTTGAAGAAATatagattaataaaattttcatccttGCATTCTCTACTTTCAGGAACTTTTGGAAGCTGTAGTACCATTTGACATCTTGGCAGACAGAAGAAAACGGACAAATTATCTAAATAATCTCCAAAGAAGTATAGATACTTGTATACAGCCAAAAGTCGTGCAAGATGCTAGGAATGCTTTAGCATCTCTGTTGGCTTGTGAAGAAGCATTAGAGCAAGAATTGATTATATCGGCCTCGTATGTCTGCATCTTTCTCTTTCTGAtctctattttatttgtgTGTATAGTGCTTCTCATGTGTGCATTATGCTTCCCCGCCTATGCTTGCAGTTATGTTCCAGGGATGGAAGTAACTTTGTCCAGCAGACTAAAGAGTTTATATAGTATATACAGCAAGGTAAAAATGGAATCGTCTGAAGTTTAGCATTATACTGATATGACTAAATCGTAATCGATTATTGTCCCATTGTGCGCAATTTTAGGATGGGTGCTGTTATTGCACTTGAAAATTCTCCCTGGAATAACGAACAGGGCAAGTTATTCTTGCAGGATGTCTTCTATCCTCAATTATTCATCCCAGAGATTTTGCATTAAATTTTCACCAAATGTTAGATATGAGGCCAGTTTAGCTCAGACAACTTATT
Encoded here:
- the LOC111810881 gene encoding protein EXPORTIN 1A-like — its product is MAAEKLRDLSQPIDVPLLDATVAAFYGTGSKEERSAADQILRDLQNNADMWLQVVHILQNTKNLNTKFFALQVLEGVIKYRWNALPVEQRDGMKNYISDVIVQLSSNEASFRVERLYVNKLNIILVQILKHEWPAKWRSFVPDLVSAARTSETICENCMAILKLLSEEVFDFSRGEMTQQKIKELKQSLNSEFQLIHELCLFVLSISQRTELIRATLSTLHAFLSWIPLGYIFESPLLETLLKFFPVPSYRNLALQCLTEVAALNFGDYYNVQYVKMYNVFMVQLQTILPPGTNIPEAYAHGSSEEQAFIQNLALFFTSFYKSHIRVLESTQESVSALLMGLEYLINISYVDDNEVFKVCLDYWNSLVLELFEAHHNMDNPAVSANMMGLQVPLISGVVDGLGSQLMQRRQLYSGPMSKLRMLMICRMAKPEEVLIVEDENGNIVRETLKDNDVLVQYKSMRETLIYLSHLDHDDTEKMMLKKLSRQLSGEDWSWNNLNTLCWAIGSISGSMMEDQENRFLVMVIRDLLNLCEITKGKDNKAVIASNIMYVVGQYPRFLRAHWKFLKTVVNKLFEFMHETHPGVQDMACDTFLKIVQKCKRKFVIVQVGENEPFVSELLTSLPTTVVDLEPHQIHAFYESVGNMIQAEPDPQKRDEYLQRLMELPNQKWGEIIGQARQSVDFLKDQDVIRTVLNILQTNTSVASSLGTYFLPQISLIFLDMLNVYRMYSELISSSIAEGGPYASKTSYVKLLRSVKRETLKLIETFLDKAEDQPQIGKQFVPPMMEPILLDYARNLPDARESEVLSLFATIINKYKNTMIEDVPRIFEAVFQCTLEMITKNFEDYPEHRLKFFSLLRAIATYCFPALIRLSSQQLKLVMDSIIWAFRHTERNIAETGLNLLLEMLKNFQASEFCNQFYRTYFLTIEQEIFAVLTDTFHKPGFKLHVLVLQHLSCLAESGVLTEPLWDVATVTYPYQNNVAFVREYTIKLLSSSFPNMTAAEVTQFVNGLFDSRNDLSVFKDHIRDFLVQSKEFSAQDNKDLYAEEAAAQRERDRQRMLSIPGLIAPNEIQDEMVDS
- the LOC111810883 gene encoding uncharacterized protein LOC111810883 isoform X1 is translated as MRSCHLPSASTATFSTTAMFPQKFYFCFSPIFRPRVLGRSVKFRRLFDRIRPLPVVTASINSVIASGNVIAAAAAVASGSGSVHGAVTSAITHVAVTAVAIASGACLSTKVDFLWPKVEEKPGSLVLDGVDVTGLVIFEDAKVQKAIEFAKKAHHGQLRKTGDPYLTHCIHTGRILAALVPPSGNRAVDTVVAGILHDIVDDTCQNLHSIEEEFGDEVTKLVAGVSRLSYINQLLRRHRRVNVNQGSLDHEEANKLRIMLLGMVDDPRVVLIKLADRLHNMRTIYALPLPKAQAVAQETLVIWCSLASRLGLWALKAELEDLCFAVLQPQMFLKLRSELASMWMPSSRAGSFRKVSARADLPLLDKDSSTCYHNMPVTTTDEATNMKELLEAVVPFDILADRRKRTNYLNNLQRSIDTCIQPKVVQDARNALASLLACEEALEQELIISASYVPGMEVTLSSRLKSLYSIYSKMKRKDISIEKVYDARALRVVVGDKNGTLHGPAVQCCYSLLNTVHKLWSPIDGEFDDYIVNPKPSGYQSLHTAVIGPDNSPLEVQIRTQRMHEYAEHGLAAHWLYKENGNKIPSSSSKNESERDVSRCFSDSEFQNSIEDYSRKYGFLKAGHPVLRVEGSHLLAAVIIRVDEDGRELLVAVSFGLGASEAVADRRSTFQIKRWEAYARLYKKVSDEWWCEPGHGDWCTCLERYTLCRDGIYHKQDQFGRLLPTFIQVIDFTEREESEYWAIMSAISEGKQIDSTSSRTSSVSVASISPDASINTKVHFLRTMLQWEEQLLCEASNLRQAKHGGEYYVCRSSFALEEVVIVCWPLGEIMRLRSGSTAADAARRVGSEGRLVLINGLPVLPSTELKDGDVVEVRV